The genomic region TCGTGCGCGGGGTGCGGCCGTGCCGATCGAGGAGTGTGCGACGAATGCCGAGTCTCACTCGCGCCCTCGGTCGGCGTCGCGACGGTTGATGATCTGGCCGTCTCGTTCGCGCTCGACTACGACGGCGTGCCGCGCTCCGTTCTCGCGTCGTTCAAGGACGGCGGACGAACGGATGTCGCACCCCACCTCGCCCCCGCTCTGGCCGCAGCCGTCGCGCACGCGCTCGACGCCGCGGGCCAGGGGCCGACTCGGAAAGGCTTCGCGGCGCGAACCGGAGCGAGCGTCGATGCGGTACATCTCGTGACCATCCCGTCGTCGCGCGCCGCGTTCCGCGAACGCGGGTTCACACCCGTCGGCCTGCTGTTGGCGCACGGCGGGCTTCGAGCCGAGCGCGCCCTGTTCGCCCGCCGCCGGGCGGCGGACCAGGTCGGCCTCTCGGCCGTCTCTCGTCAGCGCAATCGATCGGGCTGGCTCGCCGCACGCCGCTGGGTGGCGGGGGAGCGCGTGGCGCTGGTCGACGACATCCTCACCACGGGGTCGACGCTGCTCGAAGCGCGACGCGCATTGCGCGAGGCCGGAGCGGTGGTGGTCGGTGCCGCGGTGCTCGCGCGTACGCCGCGCAGGCATCCATCGGCGACCACCGCGGTGGTGCGGGGCTGACTTCCCAGACGCCGACAGGGGGAGGACGGGCCGCCGCGACGCGACACCCAGCGTTCACCGATCCGACACGAAACAGACCCCCAGCATGTGGCTGGTGACAATGCGCCGACCCCGGTCTACGGTAGGGGAAAAGGTGCCGGTCCAGCCGCCCTTCCGAACGGGTGACGGCCGCACCGGAAGCGGAGGTCGCCATGGAAATCAACATCTTCGGACTCGGGGTGGGCATCACCGATCG from Humibacter ginsenosidimutans harbors:
- a CDS encoding ComF family protein encodes the protein MPPALFAMRPLRAALLDAVAVLSPTSCAGCGRADRGVCDECRVSLAPSVGVATVDDLAVSFALDYDGVPRSVLASFKDGGRTDVAPHLAPALAAAVAHALDAAGQGPTRKGFAARTGASVDAVHLVTIPSSRAAFRERGFTPVGLLLAHGGLRAERALFARRRAADQVGLSAVSRQRNRSGWLAARRWVAGERVALVDDILTTGSTLLEARRALREAGAVVVGAAVLARTPRRHPSATTAVVRG